The DNA segment ACAGGAACAAGCAACAGAACTCGCCGGAGAAAAATTTAATTTAGGTTCTCCCAAACAATTGAGTTATATATTGTTTGAAAAATTAGGATTAAGTACTAAATATTCGCGGAAGATTCAGACTGGTTACTCTACAGATGCAGCAACTTTAGAGAAACTCCAAGAAGTTGATGACACGGGCTTTGTTAATGCCATTATTGAGTATCGTACTTTATCTAAATTAAAGTCTACTTATGTGGATGCCTTGCCAGCATTAGTACGTCCGGATACTCAACGAGTACATACAGATTTTAATCAAACAGCAACATCAACTGGTAGGCTATCTTCATCTAATCCTAATTTACAAAATATCCCCATTCGCACAGCTTTTAGTCGGCAAATTCGTAAGGCATTTTTACCAGAATCAGGTTGGTTGATGGCGGCGGCTGATTACTCACAAATTGAGTTAAGAATTTTGGCTCATTTGAGTCAAGAACCATTATTAGTGCAGGCATATCAGCAGAATGAAGATATTCATACAGTCACGGCTAAATTGGTTTTTGAAAAAGAGGATGTCAACTCAGATGAGCGCAGAATCGCCAAAACGATTAATTTTGGTGTGATTTATGGCATGGGTTCTTTAAAATTTTCTCGTTCAACGGGAATAGATAAAAATGTGGCGAATGAATTTATTAAAAGATTTAACGAACGCTACGCCAAAATATTTGCTTATTTAGAAGGGGTGAAAAAACAAGCGATATCTCTTGGTTATGTTGAGACTATACTTGGTCGGCGGCGGTATTTTGACTTTACTAACAACAGTTTGCGTAAGTTAAAAGGTAGTAAACCTGAAGATATTGATTTAAGCAAATTAAAAAATCTCGGCCCTTATGATGCTGGGTTATTGCGATCAGCTGCTAATGCTCCTATTCAAGGTTCTAGCGCTGATATTATCAAAATTGCAATGGTGCAGATTCATGAAGTTCTCAAGAAATATCAGGCGCGGTTACTGTTACAAGTCCACGATGAATTAGTCTTTGAAGTTCCTCCCCAAGAATGGGCAGAATTACAACCACAAATTAAATCAGTAATGGAAAATGCCGTTAAGTTAAGTGTGCCTTTAGTGGTCGATGTACGTGCAGGGGAAAACTGGATGGAAACGAAGTAATAGGTAATTGGTAATTGGTTTTAGGGAATTGTAGATTAAAAGATAACCACAACTTAGGGTGCGTCAGTATGAATAATTTCTAAGTATAGTTAGGTTCTATCGCACTGACGCACCCTACCAAACCTATATTTATTATCATTTTCAGGTGGGGTTTAAATCCCTGTCTGAAAATATCTTTAATTTTGAATTTTGAATTTTGAATTTTGAATTACTTATGACCATTTATAGCCCAGATACGATTAATTTTAATGGTGTGAGTGGCGATCGCTATTGGTTCGATGAACCTTTTCCTTATACTGGAGTAGCCGATATTGATGAGCGCTTAAGTGGCTTCCCTGTCGCTGTATTTCTTCCTCATCATCGACCAAGACAAGAAACACCGCTAGTTATTGGTTTGCAAGGGATGTGTGCGCCCTATGGTTGGAATGCTTTTATTGTCCCTATACTGATAGAAATGGGCATTGCTGTAGCTTTATTTGATCCACCATTGTCAGGGGAACGTAGTTTAGTACGCACCTCCACAACCTTAGTACAGAACGAAATTAAGCCATTGATAGACAGAGGTATTCCCTTTGATACTGCACTATTTTTATCTATCTTTCGCACCACCGCCCGTGATATTGGCAAAATCAGAGAATTTTGTGGCGATCGCTACGGACTCACTGACTCACGACTGGCATTATTTGGGGTGAGTATGGGTGTATTGCTGTCTGCATACGCTTTCACCGCTAATAGTTTAGGGGATAGATTACTCGGAACCATTGGTCATGCTGACCTCCCATCCTTTGCTAAAAGTTGGGGTCGTCCATTTTTACCTGACCTAGCAGCCTCTCCCTTGGGTGGTTTAGCAGAATCATTATTGCAACGATTACAGCCAGATTTAGCCCCTTTATTCAACCTTTTACGATTAACCAAAAATCTCAAATACCAAGACGAATATGCTTGGGATTGCAACCCCATGAACTATATTCAACAAGTCGAGTCACACCGTCGAGTCCGTTTTCTAATTGGTGCTAATGATTCCATTGTCAAAATAAAAGATGCTCGTGCTTGCGCGCAAAAATTCCCCGATGGTGATTGTTATATCGTCCCTGGTATGGGACATGGAACTAGACAATCAGGAGTTTCGTTTGTTGATCATGTACGCTATTTCTTAGCTACCCAATTAGGTGATTGGCGGGGGTGAAAGCAAAGAGCAGGGGGAGCAGGGGGAGCGAACCTCTACTGCAACACTGAGTTGAGAAATATCGATTTTCAACAATGGATGTGAACTCATTAGTACAGGTTTGGAGTTTTGCTCTCATCTATTTTAGACTAACGGCAAGATTTGCGATCGCTATCATGTTCTGGATACTGCCAAGAATAAGCAAAATGGCTCACACCCTTGAGTTTAGATGCAAATGGTCGTAGTGCCTGCATCTGTACTTCTAGGGGAGGACGATTACTGACCGATTCTCCCCAGTTCCCCGCTAACGCCGGAATAATCTTTGTCCCTGGTTGAGCCATGCTTAAGACTCGCTGTACTTGCTCCACAATACAATTGACATTGCCGCAGGTAGCGTAAGACATGGGATGCCATTGTAAGGAATTAGGGAACCTATCCCAAGGTTGCAAGCGTGAATCATAACCTTGTCCTACGGTTTGATTACCCTCAGGAAAGAAGACCACACCAGTAGGAATATTTATTTGTTTGGCTGGGTGGGTAGCTAAAGAGACAAAATCTATAATACCCTGCATGGAATGAGCGATCGCCAATAGCCACAAATCCATTTGTAAAATTGGTTGTCTGGCTGTGGGTGTCAGTAATGACTTTTGCTGTGGCGCTATAATACGACCTTGCCACATAGGTTCACCCTCTTGAGGATAAAGTCGATCAACATCGTTGATATCTGCTGGGGTGACATAACCTTGGCTCAAAAAGCGGCGGATTAACTCCAACCCCTTCTGATTCTGCGCGCGACGAAATAAAGCGGCTTGGGTAGCCTCTGTATACAACCACAAATCTGCAACTTTAGTAGCGATAGAATTACTACCTGCTTGTCGTGGGTAACGCACATAGTCAAATAACAAACCATCTGGACGACGGCGGACTATTTCTTGCACCATGCGATAGTAGTCGCGTTTTGCTTGTTCGTTGTAGGGGTCAATGAAGACTTGAGACCCATTATCGACAACGTATAGACTAGTTTGGCCTTTACCATTGCGAGCGATCGCACCTTCCCTATCTCGCCGCAGTGCATAATTATAACCAAAATTATTCGTATATAGCCAACCGTAGACTTTTAAACCCCGTTGTCGGCCTTTTTGAATTGCTGTAGCTAGTAAATCAACTTTTTCTGCGCCTTTTGTGCGAATTACAGACGGCCAAACTGTCGGGTTAGCAGAGGCGGGTAACAATACTCGCCCATCGTAGAATACTTCTAGATAAACTTCGTTATAGCCGCGATTAACCATCCGATCCATAATTTGATCTATAGCCCCTGGTTTCATATCGCAAGGATATAAACGTAACCATAGAGCTTGGACGTTCGGCCATGTGCGACTACGACATTTTTGTAATTCCTGAGCTTGTTGTTTGATTAGTCCCTGATAGCGTTTTCTGGCATCTTGATTGCCTTTGAGCGCTGATAAACGCAGCTTTTCTTTTGTTTGTGCTGCTGTTGGTGATATCTGGCAAAACTCTGTAACCTGTGCCTGGACTGGTTCTATTCCCAAATAGGGAAGTAAAAGGCTACTACTGAAAGTTGTTATTACTAGCTGTCGGCAAAGTAATCTTAGTTTCACATGACTCAAGGGACGGTTAGACATATTGGACATCAAAAGGACAAATCAAACTTCATCCCAATTTAGGTAACTGGGATGAATATGTATCAAATTTTATGCGCCAGAAAAAAGTTTTGCCGCTTGAATACTAAAACCTATGTTTATGTAATCAAATGTTGTATTCTGTAAAATTATTAAAACTACCTATGCAACAACATCCTACCAACGGGATATTTGTTGGCTTAGTCAGCAATAAATATTGTAAATATCTGATAAATTTGGAATTTCCAATTCTCAATTGTTCTAGTCAAGAGCCGCTAGTTTTGACTCTTGACTGTGCAAACTAAGATAGTGGATAGTTAAGCACCCCGTTTTAGTGCTGATTCTACCTGTTTGAACTCTTGCTCTAAACGACTTTTGAGCTTTTGGGGTACAGGTCGATTCGGATAAGAACTGTAGTGTCCAGCTAGAGAGTTGAGAGCTGTTCGCATAGTTGTAAATGAGTTCAGACCAGAAACAGAGTTAACCCTTTGATAGCGAGCAGAAAAATCATTGATTTTTTGCCGAGCCTCTGCTTGGAGTGCTGTTTTGTCTGGTGAATCTTCTGTTATCTCTAGAGCTTGTCTCAACGTGTTGACGACAGCCAAAGTATCTTGGCGATAATCACCTGTTAAACTATCTGGACTACCACAGCCTACTAAACCAATAGCTACAACTAGGACAAGGGCAAGCAGACGTGACCAATAGCGCTTCATAAGCATTATGTAAAAAAATACGTAAATCAACGTCCATCCTATCTTGGATTGGTATCGTGGGATCAAGCTCGTGATGAGTGCCGTTAGCGTAGGGAAGCATTAGCACCTGCTAAATTACGCGTACAGCAAGCTAAAAATAATACTAATTTTCCCTAATTTTTGTAACATCCGGATGAGTATATAGGCTTACGACCGTCCCTAAAAAAATCTTGCTTGTATTCTTTTATCAACCTGATATAAAGTTAAATATTTTTACGGGCAGACTACTTATAGAAAAGAAAACTAGAAATATCATGATACTGTCTCGTCAATCTATTCTTGCTCCTTGTGTAGTCTGCTTATGTGCTTTAACCATTAGCTGGATACAATCTCCCAGACTACAAAAGTTATTGAAGAATCAACAAGACATTTCTCTAGCAACGCTGGAAACAGATATTCAAGCAGAAAACCTGAGACTCAATTTACTCAAAAAAACACCCAGTTTTGGCTACGATAACTTAATGGCTAATTGGGTATATTTAAATTTTTTACAATACTTTGGTGATGAAGAAATCAGAGCTAAAACAGGTTACAGTCTCAGTCCAGAATATTTTGAAATAATTATAGAACGTGATCCAAGATTTTTAGACGTTTATATTAGTCTTTCCACTAGTATTTCTCTTTATGCTGCTATGCCGGAACGATCCATTGCACTCATGGAAAAAGGCTTAAAGTCCCTAAAACCTCAGCTTCCTGAAAAGTCGTATCACGTATGGCGCTTCAAAGGAATTGATGAGTTACTTTTTCTAGGAAACGCTCAAGCCGCTCAAGAGTCTTTTGCCACCGCCGCAAGCTGGGCTAGTAACTATACAGATGAAGAAAGCAAAAATACAGCCCTGACATCTTTAAGGACAGCTAATTTTTTGAAACAAAATCCTAACAGTAAATATGCACAAATTTCTACTTGGGCAATGATATTAAATAATCAAGTAGATGATATAACACGCAAAAGAGCGATTAGTGAAATCGAAAAATTGGGAGGAAAGTTTATTATTAGTCCTGAAGGAGTTGGTAGGATTATGTTTCCACCACAAGATTAGTTATTGGTAATTGCTCAATAGTTTTATTCTTCTTTGCACCCCAGTCCCCAATCCCCAGTCCCCAGTCCCCAGTCCCCAATCCCCAACCCCCAAGATGTTCTGGTACAACGGTAAACTAATTAATTCCCAAACCTTGGAGTTAGATATCTATGATCCTGGGTTACTTTATGGGACAACTATTTTTACAACACTGCGAGTTTATGGCCATTCTCTCGATCATACTTTAACTAATTGGCAAGCACACTGCGATCGCCTCCACGCCTCTATCCAATCTTTTGCTTGGGAACAACCAGACTGGAATCGTATCCGCCAAGGTGCAGAAATACTTTTAACAAACTTCCCCGTTCTCAGAATCACCATCTTTCCTGATGGTAGGGAATGGATAATTGGCAGGTATTTACCCCAGAATTTATTAGGAATCCAAAAACATGGCGTATCTTGCACCATTGCTGAACCAGAAATATATCGTAGTTTGCCTTCTCATAAAACTGGTAACTATCTGAGTGCATGGATGGCTAAAACCCATGCGGCAAAGCTAGATTCACAGGAAGCAATTTTAGTGAATACCGTCGGAAATTGGCTAGAAACCACCACAGGCAACCTTTGGGGATGGCAGAATGGGACTTGGTGGACACCACCTTTAACAGAGGGAATTTTACCGGGGATTGGACGACAGCAGCTAATTCACTGGCTACAAACTCATCAACAAACGGTGCAGGAGGAACCTTGGACATCAGAGCTAGTCAACGGTTTTGAAGCGATCGCCTACACTAATAGTGTGGTGGAAGTTATTCCCATACATACCGTTTACCAACCCACAGAATCGTTACAATATGATCCCTACCATCCACGTTTGCAGGAACTCAGAAAACTATTCTTAGCATGACAGATGTATCATTTTGGTATAGGTTAAGATAAGTTAACATAATTCTAATAATGCCCTACGCACAAAAATACGGGAGGATAAACCTCGGTGAATAAAAGATGGAGAAATGCGGGGCTGTACGCGCTGCTATTTATTGTTGTAATTGCGCTTGGCACAGCTTTTTTTGAAAAACAACCCCAAAGTCGGGAATCATGGCGCTATAGCCAGTTTATTCAAGAAGTTGAAAAAGGCAGAGTAGAAAGAGTTAGTTTGAGTGCAGACCGTTCTACGGCACTGGTTACACCCAAATATGACCCTAGTAAAAAACTTGTTACTTTAGTCAACGATCCAGAATTAATTAATACTCTGACTGCAAGAGGCGTTGATATTACTGTTTTGCCACAAACCGATGAAGGATTTTGGTTCAAGGCTTTAAGCAGCTTATTTTTCCCTGTATTGCTTTTGGTGGGCTTATTCTTCTTACTCCGTCGCGCTCAAAGTGGCCCTGGTAGCCAAGCCATGAACTTTGGCAAATCCAAAGCCAGAGTGCAAATGGAGCCACAAACCCAAGTTACCTTTGGTGATGTTGCGGGGATTGACCAAGCAAAATTAGAACTAAACGAAGTCGTAGACTTTCTTAAAAATGCCGATCGCTTTACTGCTGTCGGTGCGAAAATTCCTAAAGGTGTATTGTTAGTAGGGCCTCCAGGTACAGGTAAAACCCTCCTAGCCCGTGCAGTAGCCGGGGAAGCTGGCGTACCTTTCTTCTCCATCTCTGGTTCTGAGTTTGTGGAAATGTTCGTTGGTGTGGGTGCGTCCCGCGTCCGCGATTTATTTGAACAAGCTAAGTCTAATGCTCCTTGTATCGTCTTCATCGATGAAATCGACGCTGTTGGTCGTCAACGGGGTGCTGGTTTAGGTGGTGGTAACGATGAACGAGAACAAACTCTCAACCAGTTACTCACCGAAATGGATGGTTTTGAAGGTAATACCGGCATCATTATTATTGCTGCTACTAACCGTCCCGATGTACTTGATGCCGCCTTGTTGCGTCCCGGTCGTTTTGACCGTCAAGTCGTCGTTGACCGTCCCGACTACGCTGGACGTAGCGAAATTCTCAAAGTCCACGCCCGTGGTAAAACCTTGGCTAAGGATGTGGACTTGGATAAAATCGCTCGTCGTACCCCCGGATTTACAGGTGCAGATTTATCCAACCTGCTGAACGAAGCTGCTATCTTAGCCGCACGGCGCAACCTGACCGAAATTTCGATGGACGAAATCAACGACGCAATTGACCGCGTGTTGGCTGGGCCAGAGAAGAAAGACCGGGTAATGAGCGAAAAACGCAAAGTTTTGGTAGCTTATCACGAAGCTGGTCACGCTTTAGTTGGTGCATTGATGCCCGACTATGACCCAGTACAAAAAATCAGCATTATTCCTCGCGGACGTGCCGGTGGTTTGACTTGGTTCACCCCCAGCGAAGACCGCATGGATACAGGCTTGTACAGCCGTGCTTATCTGGAAAATCAGATGGCCGTAGCTTTGGGTGGTCGCATCGCTGAAGAAATCATCTTTGGTGAAGAAGAAGTAACCACAGGTGCTTCCAATGACTTACAGCAAGTAGCCCGTGTAGCGCGTCAGATGATTACCCGATTTGGCATGAGCGATAAACTCGGCCCTGTCGCCCTTGGTCGTCAGCAAGGCAATATGTTCCTCGGTCGTGACATCATGTCAGAGCGCGATTTCTCGGAAGAAACAGCAGCTGCTATTGATGAAGAAGTTCACAAATTAGTAGAAACAGCTTACACCCGTGCTAAAGAAGTGTTGGTAAATAACCGCCACATCCTCGACCAAATCGCGCAAATGCTGGTTGATAAAGAAACCGTAGATGCCGATGAGTTGCAAGAAATTTTGGCAAATAACGACGTGAAAACCGCCGCGTTTGCCTAATGTCTTCTGTTAATTAAAAGCCAAAAAAAGGTAACTCTGAAAACTCAGAGTTACCTTTTTTATAAACGGATTTTTCATACAAGTTCTACCTGTGAACCACTCCAAGCTGATTAAACTTTAGAAGTTGGCTTCAAAAATAGCCAGGCGACGAAGAATGTAGCAGCCGTGAAAAGTTGCGTTAAATCCAATGCAGATAGATAACCATCAGCAAAGGAAGCAATACTGCGGTCAGTAATGCCAAATACCCAAGAGGAAAGGCCAAACAGCCAGATTCCATTCTTGAGGTTACCTACAAATTCTTTAGAGTCCGATTGTTGTTGGTCTTTCATATTCCCCTATTGTTTTGTTAGTACAGTTTGTGACTGTTGACAAAAATGCTGCTGTGTGTACGTTATTTTAGGTGATACACTTATATTAATAAATATTTCACAAACTTGACAGCACTACCAAAAGGTACATCTAATTATCTTGACATTCACCCTTTAGTTCTGTTGTTATGAATCGCCTGTCAGACTGAGGTTTCACAACTTATGAATTTTCTTGGTTTATCAAAAAAATATATTTGACTATAGGACTCTTACTTGATTTTTGAAATACACGTAGGGGAGCCACTGCGTTGGAAGGGTTTCCCGGCTTGGAGCAAGTGGCGTTGGGCATTGCCCACCCTACAGATACTGAGAATTTTATGCGTCAGCGCAGGCTACGCCAACAGAAATCAAATCGGATTCCTATAGTTAAAAACTGATTTGTATATAAACGTTTTCTATCCACAGCTAGATGTTTTTACTGTGCGAGTACAAAATTTATATCTCATAGCTTCTCCAAGCTGAGGCTTTAGATACTATCCACCCATTGAGAAAAATAAGTGTAATAAAACAGTGGTAACAATAGATAATTCAATGACTGCAACCCAGTTAAACGACCTGCCTCAAACGGCACAGTTACGAAAAAACGCTCAACCAGAGTTAGGACTGGTTTGCATTACATTTGATAAAAAAGTGCGCTTTCGGACAATGACGCGCACACGGTATTTAAAACTTTCTC comes from the Nostoc sp. PCC 7120 = FACHB-418 genome and includes:
- a CDS encoding aminotransferase class IV; the encoded protein is MFWYNGKLINSQTLELDIYDPGLLYGTTIFTTLRVYGHSLDHTLTNWQAHCDRLHASIQSFAWEQPDWNRIRQGAEILLTNFPVLRITIFPDGREWIIGRYLPQNLLGIQKHGVSCTIAEPEIYRSLPSHKTGNYLSAWMAKTHAAKLDSQEAILVNTVGNWLETTTGNLWGWQNGTWWTPPLTEGILPGIGRQQLIHWLQTHQQTVQEEPWTSELVNGFEAIAYTNSVVEVIPIHTVYQPTESLQYDPYHPRLQELRKLFLA
- the ftsH3 gene encoding ATP-dependent zinc metalloprotease FtsH3; its protein translation is MNKRWRNAGLYALLFIVVIALGTAFFEKQPQSRESWRYSQFIQEVEKGRVERVSLSADRSTALVTPKYDPSKKLVTLVNDPELINTLTARGVDITVLPQTDEGFWFKALSSLFFPVLLLVGLFFLLRRAQSGPGSQAMNFGKSKARVQMEPQTQVTFGDVAGIDQAKLELNEVVDFLKNADRFTAVGAKIPKGVLLVGPPGTGKTLLARAVAGEAGVPFFSISGSEFVEMFVGVGASRVRDLFEQAKSNAPCIVFIDEIDAVGRQRGAGLGGGNDEREQTLNQLLTEMDGFEGNTGIIIIAATNRPDVLDAALLRPGRFDRQVVVDRPDYAGRSEILKVHARGKTLAKDVDLDKIARRTPGFTGADLSNLLNEAAILAARRNLTEISMDEINDAIDRVLAGPEKKDRVMSEKRKVLVAYHEAGHALVGALMPDYDPVQKISIIPRGRAGGLTWFTPSEDRMDTGLYSRAYLENQMAVALGGRIAEEIIFGEEEVTTGASNDLQQVARVARQMITRFGMSDKLGPVALGRQQGNMFLGRDIMSERDFSEETAAAIDEEVHKLVETAYTRAKEVLVNNRHILDQIAQMLVDKETVDADELQEILANNDVKTAAFA
- the psb27 gene encoding photosystem II protein Psb27; translated protein: MLMKRYWSRLLALVLVVAIGLVGCGSPDSLTGDYRQDTLAVVNTLRQALEITEDSPDKTALQAEARQKINDFSARYQRVNSVSGLNSFTTMRTALNSLAGHYSSYPNRPVPQKLKSRLEQEFKQVESALKRGA
- a CDS encoding family 10 glycosylhydrolase, which translates into the protein MSNRPLSHVKLRLLCRQLVITTFSSSLLLPYLGIEPVQAQVTEFCQISPTAAQTKEKLRLSALKGNQDARKRYQGLIKQQAQELQKCRSRTWPNVQALWLRLYPCDMKPGAIDQIMDRMVNRGYNEVYLEVFYDGRVLLPASANPTVWPSVIRTKGAEKVDLLATAIQKGRQRGLKVYGWLYTNNFGYNYALRRDREGAIARNGKGQTSLYVVDNGSQVFIDPYNEQAKRDYYRMVQEIVRRRPDGLLFDYVRYPRQAGSNSIATKVADLWLYTEATQAALFRRAQNQKGLELIRRFLSQGYVTPADINDVDRLYPQEGEPMWQGRIIAPQQKSLLTPTARQPILQMDLWLLAIAHSMQGIIDFVSLATHPAKQINIPTGVVFFPEGNQTVGQGYDSRLQPWDRFPNSLQWHPMSYATCGNVNCIVEQVQRVLSMAQPGTKIIPALAGNWGESVSNRPPLEVQMQALRPFASKLKGVSHFAYSWQYPEHDSDRKSCR